The following coding sequences lie in one Leptospira selangorensis genomic window:
- a CDS encoding DUF6790 family protein codes for MMGYFIYIVATMFVVPLLSVTGEFFYRSSRIRFLDLSWKWFIFWAIGIRLISAGLNQVINPAFTASILQLNDSAHFVIRELGFANLLMGGLAGLSLFFPSLRSAATLGGLYLGLAGLLHVIRGIEHVNFKEATALISDLWGLLIVTGYYLDSLFLRNKAEK; via the coding sequence ATGATGGGTTATTTTATATATATTGTAGCAACAATGTTTGTAGTGCCATTACTTTCAGTAACTGGAGAATTTTTCTATCGCTCTTCTCGAATAAGATTTCTAGATCTCTCATGGAAATGGTTCATTTTTTGGGCTATCGGCATAAGGCTTATCAGTGCCGGTTTAAATCAGGTAATAAATCCTGCATTTACCGCAAGTATCTTGCAATTAAACGATTCAGCGCATTTTGTTATCAGAGAGTTAGGCTTTGCTAATTTATTAATGGGCGGACTTGCGGGGCTTTCTTTATTCTTTCCCTCTCTGCGATCCGCGGCAACACTTGGTGGCCTTTATCTCGGATTAGCTGGATTACTTCATGTCATTCGTGGCATTGAACATGTAAACTTTAAGGAAGCAACTGCACTCATTTCGGATTTGTGGGGTCTGTTAATCGTTACTGGCTATTATTTAGATTCACTTTTTCTTCGCAATAAAGCGGAGAAGTAA
- a CDS encoding dihydrofolate reductase family protein, translating to MRKLIAAINMTLDGFCDHTSGIPDKEIHQHYADLLKNAGAALYGRITYQLMEFWRTVLENPTDDKAMNDFAVAIDNTPKIVFSRTLENVDWKSAKLASQDLEKEVLELKQQSGKDVFACSPSLIVALTKLNLIDEYQLCVHPVIAGSGLPLFKNISEKIILKLIKTRTFSSGAVILYYERQDIS from the coding sequence ATGAGAAAGTTAATTGCAGCAATCAACATGACGCTTGACGGGTTTTGTGACCATACCTCAGGCATCCCGGACAAAGAAATACATCAACATTACGCAGACCTGTTGAAGAATGCAGGTGCCGCTCTATATGGCAGGATAACCTATCAACTTATGGAATTTTGGCGAACCGTACTGGAAAATCCCACAGATGATAAAGCAATGAACGACTTTGCAGTTGCAATTGACAACACTCCGAAGATTGTTTTTTCCCGCACACTGGAAAATGTAGATTGGAAAAGTGCTAAATTAGCAAGTCAAGACCTTGAGAAAGAAGTTTTAGAACTCAAACAACAATCGGGTAAAGATGTTTTTGCGTGCAGCCCGAGTTTGATTGTAGCTTTGACAAAACTCAATTTAATAGACGAATATCAACTTTGTGTTCACCCTGTTATCGCAGGAAGTGGTTTGCCGTTATTTAAAAATATTAGCGAAAAAATTATACTTAAACTCATAAAGACTAGAACGTTTAGCAGTGGTGCAGTCATTCTTTATTATGAAAGGCAGGATATTTCTTAA
- a CDS encoding VOC family protein, whose amino-acid sequence MSKITPFLMFNDQLEAAIAFYTSTFPDSEIKNVARTGNDGPITSAEFIIGGQFFMGYNGGSYFEFSNGFSLFVDCGDQGEVDEYWNKLISAGAKPLQCGWITDQFGITWQIVPRRFMELINDPNPRKVKAVMDAMMKMVKLEIATLEKAYNEA is encoded by the coding sequence ATGTCTAAAATTACACCATTCCTAATGTTTAATGATCAACTTGAGGCTGCAATAGCGTTCTATACTTCTACATTCCCTGATTCAGAAATTAAAAACGTTGCTCGCACTGGCAACGATGGTCCAATCACCTCGGCCGAATTTATCATTGGCGGTCAATTTTTTATGGGATACAACGGTGGTTCATATTTCGAGTTTTCAAATGGTTTTTCGCTTTTTGTCGACTGTGGAGATCAAGGAGAAGTCGACGAGTACTGGAATAAACTTATTAGTGCGGGGGCAAAACCACTACAGTGTGGCTGGATTACTGATCAATTCGGTATAACTTGGCAAATCGTACCAAGACGTTTCATGGAACTTATTAACGATCCTAATCCGAGAAAAGTAAAAGCTGTAATGGATGCCATGATGAAAATGGTAAAACTTGAGATTGCTACACTTGAAAAAGCTTATAACGAGGCTTAA
- a CDS encoding DUF4328 domain-containing protein, translating to MIKIYRNILFILSSLLLISGIVGRIQRLYIQFYYKVSYKEMSPQLGQEQLFFEIITVLCLFFSTLAFSIWVHILHKWLRENFAVSNFLPDWWGIFGFFIPIANYYYPFAYIYETYEQLYQINYKKKLKQWSIFKLYIAILWIALFVSGLLTIIDYYLLDKLGFSEVKEVDIATSIFLIFQYSSLLLIMLTLEWHRLKIFKERS from the coding sequence ATGATCAAAATTTATAGAAATATCTTATTTATCCTGTCTTCCTTGCTTCTAATAAGTGGAATAGTTGGTAGGATCCAACGATTGTATATTCAATTTTATTATAAAGTTAGCTATAAAGAAATGTCACCGCAATTAGGTCAGGAACAACTATTCTTTGAGATAATTACAGTTCTTTGTTTATTCTTTTCTACCTTAGCTTTTAGCATTTGGGTACATATCTTACATAAATGGTTACGAGAAAATTTTGCTGTTTCGAATTTTTTACCAGACTGGTGGGGAATTTTCGGGTTTTTTATACCCATAGCAAATTACTATTATCCATTTGCTTATATTTACGAGACCTATGAACAACTATATCAAATTAATTATAAAAAGAAGTTAAAGCAATGGAGTATCTTTAAATTATATATAGCAATACTTTGGATCGCTCTTTTTGTTTCTGGCTTACTAACAATTATCGATTATTATCTCCTGGATAAATTGGGATTTAGTGAAGTAAAGGAAGTTGATATTGCTACGTCAATTTTTCTAATTTTTCAATATTCCTCTCTTTTACTAATAATGCTAACGTTAGAATGGCATCGTTTGAAAATTTTTAAAGAACGTAGTTGA